A portion of the Acanthopagrus latus isolate v.2019 chromosome 21, fAcaLat1.1, whole genome shotgun sequence genome contains these proteins:
- the LOC119011035 gene encoding sodium- and chloride-dependent GABA transporter 2-like yields MDPASNPEKNDDNNHNDAPAKCNKRGQWANKREFILAVIGEIIGLGNVWRFPYLCFKNGGGVFLIPYVLILLTCGIPLFFLEVSVGQLTGQGGITCWKRICPLFQGLGYSNQMTSLYMVMYYIVILVWAFLYLFSSFHTVLPWASCNNTWNTENCIDNYQTDSFYGHINENATSSVKEFWQRRVLGLSGGIGEMGSIRWDLAGCLLLSWIICYFCVWKGVKSSGKVVYFTATFPYMMLIVLLIRGLTLPGAADGIRFYLSPDLTRLTDPQVWMDAGSQIFFSYVVCEGCLPALGSYNKYNNNCYKDTFALCILNSVTSIVAGFAVFSVLGFMSYELGVDISIVAESGPGLAFIAYPRAVAMMPLPQLWAAFFFIMIIFLGVDSEFVCLEGLVTSISDLYPSFFLTGHRRKFLLLFICVLSFFIGLTMVTQGGLYVFLLFDYYACSGMPIMLFAILESICVGWIFGADHYYKKIKEMIGYYPSPYMKYCWRFLTPLACTGILVFSLVKFTPLTYNNTYQYPTWGYATGIALALSSVFPTPLWILYSIAVTPGTVRQRLKTLCTPAANLRDASPKKTLDPEKPLSQAELCALTEKSQNRQF; encoded by the exons ATGGATCCGGCAAGTAATCCAGAGAAGAATGATGACAACAATCACAATGATGCTCCAGCAAAGTGTAATAAAAGAGGCCAGTGGGCCAACAAGAGGGAGTTCATTTTGGCAGTAATTGGAGAAATTATTGGTCTGGGCAATGTTTGGAGATTTCCGTATCTGTGCTTCAAAAatggaggag GAGTTTTCTTGATCCCCTATGTTTTGATCCTGCTCACCTGTGGAATCCCCCTCTTCTTTCTGGAGGTATCAGTGGGACAGTTAACTGGTCAGGGTGGGATCACGTGTTGGAAGAGAATATGTCCTTTATTTCAAG GTTTGGGCTACAGCAatcaaatgacatcactttacatGGTGATGTATTATATTGTCATCCTTGTCTGGGCCTTCCTCtacctcttctcctccttccacaCTGTGCTGCCCTGGGCCAGCTGCAACAACACCTGGAACACAG AGAACTGCATTGATAACTatcaaactgattcattttATGGCCACATCAATGAAAATGCAACATCTTCAGTTAAAGAGTTCTGGCA GAGGAGAGTCCTGGGATTGTCTGGAGGAATTGGGGAGATGGGAAGTATCCGCTGGGACCTGGCTGGATGTCTTCTGCTCAGCTGGATCATTTGTTACTTCTGTGTCTGGAAAGGAGTCAAGTCATCAGGAAAG gttGTCTACTTCACCGCCACCTTTCCTTACATGATGTTGATCGTATTGCTGATCCGTGGTCTGACATTGCCAGGAGCTGCTGATGGAATACGATTTTACCTGTCCCCCGATTTGACCCGTCTAACTGATCCTCAG GTGTGGATGGATGCTGGGAGCCAGATATTTTTCTCCTACGTTGTCTGCGAAGGCTGTTTGCCAGCTTTGGGAAGctacaacaaatacaacaacaactgctacaa GGACACGTTTGCCTTGTGCATACTGAACAGTGTAACCAGCATTGTTGCTGGCTTTGCAGTCTTCTCTGTCCTCGGCTTCATGTCGTATGAGTTGGGTGTTGACATCTCTATAGTGGCCGAATCAG GTCCAGGTCTGGCATTCATTGCCTACCCTCGGGCAGTGGCCATGATGCCTTTACCTCAACTCTGGGCtgccttcttcttcatcatGATAATCTTCCTTGGAGTGGACAGTGAG tttgtgtgtctggaaGGCTTGGTGACGTCCATATCAGACCTGTACCCTTCCTTCTTTCTCACTGGTCATAGACGTAAATTTCTTCTGCTCTTCATCTGTGTTCTGTCCTTTTTTATTGGCCTAACAATGGTAACTCAG GGAGGACTTTATGTATTTCTGCTGTTCGACTACTACGCTTGCAGTGGAATGCCAATAATGTTATTTGCCATTTTGGAGTCCATTTGTGTTGGATGGATATTTG GTGCTGATCATTATTATAAGAAGATAAAGGAAATGATTGGCTACTACCCTTCGCCTTATATGAAATATTGCTGGAGGTTCCTCACACCATTGGCTTGTACT GGAATATTGGTTTTCTCACTGGTCAAGTTCACCCCTCTGACATACAACAACACCTACCAGTACCCCACATGGGGCTATGCCACTGGAATCGCTCTTGCTCTCTCTTCAGTTTTCCCGACTCCACTATGGATTCTCTACAGCATCGCAGTAACCCCAGGAACAGTGAGACAG AGACTGAAAACTTTGTGTACTCCAGCAGCCAACCTGCGTGATGCATCACCAAAGAAGACCCTTGACCCTGAAAAACCTCTTTCACAAGCAGAGCTGTGTGCCTTAACTGAAAAATCCCAGAACCGACAGTTCTGA